A stretch of DNA from Deinococcus malanensis:
GTGCTGGTGCGGGTCATGTGGCGGCGGGCGCTGGACCGGCTGACGGTTCATGGGGGCTGAGGTGCGGCGTCAGGTGTCGCTCGTTCTCGCGTACGTCAGCATGCTGGCCAAGGCCCGCTTGAGTTACCGGGCGGACTTCTTCGTGCAAGTCGGTTCGGACCTGCTGCTTCAGGCGGTCGACATTGCATTCCTGGCGGTGGTGTTCACCCGCGTGAAGTCGCTCGCGGGCTGGTCGTTCGCGGAGGCGCTGTTCATCTACGGGTTCTTCCTGATTCCGTTCGCGCTGTTCAACGCGTCGTTCGCGGCCCTGTCGGATGTTGGCGCCCGGTACGTGGTGGGGGGTGAGCTCGACCGGGTGCTGACCCGGCCTCTCAATGCCCTGGTGCAGGTGCAGCTGGAACTGCTGCGGCCGCAGGCGTTGAATGGCGTGGTGCTGGGCGTAATTGTGATGGCTATCGCCTCGTCCGGGTTGGGTCTGACGTGGACCGCGGCGGATGTGACCCTGGTCCTGGCAGGCATTCTCGGGGCGTGGCTGGTGTACGGGGGCCTGTGGATCGCGGTGGCGAGTTTGACCTTCTGGACGCAGGAGCGCGGGTCAGGACTGTTCCCAGTCTTCTACAACACCATCAATTTCTCGCGGTACCCGTTGTCGGTGTACCCGGCAGCGGTGCGGTTCATGTTGACGTTCGTGCTGCCATACGGGTTCATCGCGTTTTATCCGGCGGCAGGCGTGCTACGCGAGGAGTTCACACGGGTGGGGTGGTTCACGTTGCCCGTCGGGTTGGTGGTGATG
This window harbors:
- a CDS encoding ABC transporter permease: MSLVLAYVSMLAKARLSYRADFFVQVGSDLLLQAVDIAFLAVVFTRVKSLAGWSFAEALFIYGFFLIPFALFNASFAALSDVGARYVVGGELDRVLTRPLNALVQVQLELLRPQALNGVVLGVIVMAIASSGLGLTWTAADVTLVLAGILGAWLVYGGLWIAVASLTFWTQERGSGLFPVFYNTINFSRYPLSVYPAAVRFMLTFVLPYGFIAFYPAAGVLREEFTRVGWFTLPVGLVVMAVGVAVWQRGLARYEGAGS